A genome region from Mesorhizobium sp. B2-1-8 includes the following:
- a CDS encoding ABC transporter permease, with product MATAEEVAKAAERRDVRDRWLLSAPALLVILFAATGPLLIVLVYSFLTPGAYGDVKWQFSSDAWTSVFLERDIFDDTLSLAAAHVTIVWRSIKLAVVTTLATLALGFPTAYFMATRSEKTRDLWLFLITIPFWTNLLIRTFAVLQIIRNEGIVNTILLKLGIVSAPVQILYTDTAILIGMAYVYLPLMVLPIYASMEKLDFRLVEAGYDLYATRFKVLRKIIFPLVKPGVIAGSILVFIPALGAYVTPSVLGGGKNMMLSNLIELQFGQGRNWPLGSALSITVMIIVMVALLAYVRNAGKSGVRHG from the coding sequence ATGGCGACCGCGGAAGAAGTCGCCAAGGCAGCGGAACGGCGCGATGTCCGCGACCGCTGGCTTTTGTCAGCGCCGGCGCTGCTGGTCATTCTGTTTGCCGCGACCGGCCCGCTGCTGATCGTGCTGGTCTATTCGTTCCTGACCCCCGGCGCCTATGGCGACGTGAAATGGCAGTTCTCATCCGACGCCTGGACATCGGTCTTCCTGGAGCGCGATATTTTCGACGACACGCTGTCGCTCGCGGCGGCGCACGTCACCATCGTCTGGCGCTCGATCAAGCTTGCGGTTGTGACGACGCTCGCCACCTTGGCGCTCGGTTTCCCGACGGCCTATTTCATGGCGACGCGCAGCGAAAAGACCAGGGATCTCTGGCTGTTCCTGATCACCATCCCGTTCTGGACGAACCTGTTGATCCGCACCTTCGCCGTGCTGCAGATCATCCGCAACGAAGGCATCGTCAACACGATCCTGCTCAAGCTCGGCATCGTCTCGGCACCGGTCCAGATCCTTTACACCGACACGGCGATCCTGATCGGCATGGCCTATGTCTACCTGCCGCTGATGGTGCTGCCGATCTATGCCAGCATGGAGAAGCTCGATTTTCGCCTCGTCGAGGCGGGCTATGATCTCTATGCGACACGCTTCAAGGTGCTGCGCAAGATCATCTTTCCGCTGGTCAAACCCGGCGTCATTGCCGGCTCGATCCTGGTTTTCATTCCGGCACTGGGCGCCTATGTGACGCCGAGCGTGCTTGGCGGCGGCAAGAACATGATGCTGTCCAACCTGATCGAGTTGCAGTTCGGACAGGGCCGCAACTGGCCGCTGGGCTCGGCGCTGTCGATCACGGTGATGATCATCGTCATGGTGGCGCTGCTTGCCTATGTGCGCAATGCCGGCAAGTCGGGGGTGCGGCATGGCTAG
- a CDS encoding amidohydrolase gives MSVTGAGDSADLIVINGRVLTMDDDNPAAEAVAVKDGAIIAIGSSTSIEEFKGSGTKVIDALGGSVLPGFIEAHMHLFSGAAELAHLQLAGVHGFEALQKAIRGYAATHPDARMLVGQSVDYTVLDDERVTRHHLDAVLPDRPFVMAAPDHHTMWANTKALELAGILNGRTLGPGNEIVMGDDGLAAGELREGEAFGPVLDLAGEGRVRLGLATGGEPNPMPSAAERAADRDIMRRGLAWCARHGITSIQNMDGNLYQLELLAEIEAEEGLPCRVRIPFHYKNFMTLDMLDKASVMAERYDSEWLSSGMVKVFYDGVLDSWTAVMIEPYADRPDWVGEPLFTPQQFIDLAVAVDRRGLQIAVHSIGDGAVRAVLDGYEAAQKANGKRDSRHRVEHIEVTTTADVPRFAELGVIASMQPPHPPGAMDFPLEPTVSRIGPARWPLSYAWRTLKNAGAHVVFASDWPVSPIDPILGIQAAVLRKPWAESDPDQSFSLHESIAAYTVEGAYAEFAEHRKGMLKSGYMADLVVLSADIGKTTPADLHKLRPVTTICGGKVTYQA, from the coding sequence ATGTCGGTCACGGGTGCGGGTGATAGTGCGGATCTGATTGTCATCAACGGTCGTGTGCTGACCATGGACGATGACAATCCCGCCGCCGAGGCCGTTGCCGTCAAGGACGGCGCCATCATCGCCATCGGCAGCAGCACCTCCATCGAAGAGTTCAAGGGATCGGGCACCAAGGTCATCGACGCGCTTGGCGGATCGGTCCTGCCCGGCTTCATCGAAGCCCACATGCATCTGTTTTCGGGCGCCGCCGAGCTTGCCCATCTGCAACTGGCCGGGGTGCACGGGTTCGAGGCGCTGCAGAAGGCGATCCGCGGCTATGCAGCGACGCACCCCGACGCGCGGATGCTGGTCGGGCAGAGCGTCGACTATACCGTGCTCGACGACGAGCGGGTGACGCGCCACCATCTCGACGCGGTCCTGCCGGACCGGCCTTTCGTCATGGCCGCCCCCGACCATCATACGATGTGGGCCAACACCAAGGCGCTAGAACTGGCCGGCATCCTCAACGGGCGCACGCTTGGGCCGGGCAACGAGATCGTCATGGGCGACGATGGCCTGGCAGCGGGCGAATTGCGCGAGGGCGAGGCGTTCGGCCCGGTTCTCGACCTTGCCGGCGAAGGCCGCGTGCGACTGGGCCTGGCGACCGGCGGCGAGCCCAACCCGATGCCGTCGGCCGCCGAACGCGCTGCCGACCGCGACATCATGCGGCGCGGGCTTGCCTGGTGCGCGCGCCACGGCATTACCTCTATCCAGAACATGGACGGCAATCTTTACCAGCTCGAACTCTTGGCCGAGATCGAGGCCGAGGAAGGGCTGCCCTGTCGGGTGCGGATCCCCTTCCACTACAAGAATTTCATGACGCTCGACATGCTCGACAAGGCGTCTGTCATGGCAGAGCGCTACGACAGCGAGTGGCTGTCGTCGGGCATGGTCAAGGTGTTTTATGACGGCGTGCTCGATTCCTGGACGGCTGTCATGATCGAGCCCTATGCCGATCGGCCCGACTGGGTCGGCGAGCCGCTGTTCACGCCGCAGCAGTTCATCGATCTGGCAGTCGCCGTCGACAGGCGCGGGCTGCAGATTGCGGTGCACTCGATCGGCGACGGCGCGGTGCGTGCCGTGCTCGACGGCTACGAGGCGGCGCAAAAGGCCAATGGCAAGCGTGACAGCCGGCATCGCGTCGAGCATATCGAGGTCACCACCACCGCTGATGTGCCTCGGTTTGCCGAACTCGGCGTCATCGCTTCCATGCAGCCCCCGCATCCGCCGGGCGCCATGGATTTTCCGCTGGAGCCGACCGTGTCGCGCATCGGCCCGGCCCGCTGGCCGCTGAGCTATGCCTGGCGGACCTTGAAGAACGCCGGCGCCCATGTCGTGTTCGCCTCGGACTGGCCGGTTTCGCCGATCGACCCGATCCTGGGCATCCAGGCGGCAGTACTGCGCAAACCCTGGGCAGAAAGCGATCCCGACCAGAGCTTCTCGCTGCATGAATCGATCGCCGCCTACACGGTCGAGGGCGCCTATGCCGAATTCGCCGAGCACCGCAAGGGCATGCTGAAATCAGGCTACATGGCGGATCTGGTGGTGCTGTCGGCCGATATCGGGAAGACGACGCCAGCCGATCTGCATAAGCTGCGGCCGGTGACGACGATCTGCGGCGGCAAGGTCACCTATCAGGCCTGA
- a CDS encoding TetR/AcrR family transcriptional regulator, with the protein MKRSLDRKTRIALEPRKQPRQQRSSKVVDRILDAALILTREQGTKTPTTLAIAQRAGLSVGSVYQYFPNKEAILLDLARRWLSSFPEVIARRIKVAAPTNREEFRREVRKLFIDTSKLYLENATLMPVIEAISGNAELRPIQNEYDDQIIALYAAWLQHVNPALEGKIASRLGVVMMEVGHACRLVGLKKDRRTFDLIEDDVETMWLALLSPYLNLG; encoded by the coding sequence GTGAAGCGCAGTCTCGACCGCAAAACCAGGATAGCGCTCGAACCGCGCAAGCAGCCTCGGCAACAGCGATCCAGCAAGGTGGTCGACAGGATTCTCGACGCCGCGCTGATCCTGACGCGGGAGCAAGGAACCAAGACGCCGACGACGCTCGCCATCGCGCAGCGCGCGGGCCTGTCGGTCGGTTCGGTCTACCAGTACTTTCCCAACAAGGAAGCCATTCTTCTGGATCTGGCACGGCGCTGGCTGTCGTCCTTTCCCGAGGTGATCGCTAGGCGCATCAAGGTCGCCGCGCCCACCAACCGCGAAGAGTTTCGGCGCGAAGTGCGCAAGCTCTTCATCGACACGTCGAAGCTCTATCTCGAAAACGCCACCCTGATGCCGGTGATCGAGGCCATCTCAGGCAATGCCGAACTGCGGCCGATCCAGAACGAATATGACGACCAGATCATCGCCCTCTATGCGGCTTGGCTGCAGCATGTAAACCCGGCGCTCGAAGGCAAGATCGCCAGCCGGCTCGGCGTGGTGATGATGGAGGTCGGGCATGCCTGCCGGCTCGTGGGGCTGAAGAAGGACCGCAGGACATTCGACCTCATCGAGGACGATGTCGAAACCATGTGGCTCGCGCTGCTGAGCCCCTATCTCAATCTTGGTTGA
- a CDS encoding ABC transporter ATP-binding protein translates to MPDKPDRNAIEVVNVSKIFGSGEGQVAALDKVSVSIRENEFFTLLGPSGCGKTTLLRLIAGFDFPTAGEILLYGQDIAPLPPFKRPVNTVFQSYALFPHMTVADNIGFGLEMLGKPKAEIKARVAEMLKLVKMEALAGRRTGQISGGQQQRVALARALAPQPKVLLLDEPLSALDYKLRKEMQIELKRLQNETGITFIFVTHDQEEALTMSDRIAVMSSGKILQVGSPWDIYDKPAERFVADFIGETNFLTAAISGAGKGKARATLKSGAIIEATVAEGFQPKDNATVVVRPEHAKLTKDKGDLSGTVENIVYFGTDTHIHVHLDSGEAFTVRQQNTRSAGCGFDRGDKVGIMIGNDAAQVLRD, encoded by the coding sequence GTGCCGGACAAACCGGATCGGAATGCGATTGAAGTAGTAAACGTCAGCAAAATTTTCGGATCGGGTGAGGGGCAGGTCGCTGCCCTCGACAAGGTCTCGGTATCCATCCGCGAGAACGAGTTCTTCACGCTGCTGGGACCCTCCGGCTGCGGCAAGACCACCTTGCTGCGGCTGATCGCCGGCTTCGACTTTCCAACCGCCGGCGAGATCCTGCTCTACGGCCAGGACATCGCGCCATTGCCGCCCTTCAAGCGGCCGGTCAACACCGTCTTCCAGTCCTACGCGCTGTTCCCGCATATGACGGTCGCGGACAATATCGGCTTTGGCCTGGAAATGCTGGGCAAGCCGAAGGCCGAGATCAAGGCGCGTGTCGCCGAGATGCTGAAGCTGGTCAAGATGGAAGCGCTGGCCGGCCGTCGCACCGGTCAGATTTCGGGTGGCCAGCAGCAGCGTGTGGCGCTGGCCCGGGCACTCGCGCCGCAGCCGAAAGTGCTGTTGCTCGACGAACCGCTCTCGGCGCTCGACTACAAGCTCCGCAAGGAGATGCAGATCGAACTGAAGCGGCTGCAGAACGAGACCGGCATCACCTTCATCTTCGTCACCCATGACCAGGAAGAAGCGCTGACGATGTCGGACCGCATCGCGGTGATGTCGTCGGGCAAGATCCTGCAGGTCGGCTCGCCCTGGGACATCTACGACAAGCCGGCGGAGCGCTTCGTCGCCGACTTCATCGGCGAAACCAATTTCCTCACCGCCGCCATCTCAGGCGCCGGCAAGGGCAAGGCGCGCGCGACGCTCAAATCCGGTGCGATCATCGAGGCGACCGTCGCAGAAGGCTTCCAGCCGAAAGACAATGCCACCGTGGTGGTGAGGCCCGAGCATGCCAAGCTGACGAAGGACAAGGGCGACCTGTCGGGCACGGTCGAGAACATCGTCTATTTCGGCACCGACACGCATATACATGTCCATCTCGACAGCGGCGAGGCCTTCACCGTGCGCCAGCAGAACACGCGCAGCGCCGGCTGCGGTTTCGATCGCGGCGACAAGGTCGGCATCATGATCGGCAACGACGCCGCGCAAGTGCTGAGGGACTGA